The Elusimicrobiota bacterium genomic sequence GTCGGGGTAGCCCGAGTAGTCAAGGGCATTGGCGCCGATCACGATGGCTTGAGCTCCCACCGCGTCGGCCAAGGACAGGGCCAAGGACAGGAAAACGGTGTTTCGTCCGGGAACGTAGGTGCTCGGCAACTCCCTGCCGATCTTCGGGAGGGGCAGATCGGGAAGAGCAAGCCCCTTGTTTATCAGCGAGCTGACCTTCAACCACGGGAGGGCGAGCTTTATCTCATGGAATTCAGCCCCGGCGCGCTTGGCCGCCTCTCGCGCCGCGTCGAGCTCCCGCCGGTGCCTCTGCCCATAGTCTATGGAGAGGGCCGAGAGGCCATAACCGCGCTTCTTGGCCCAAAACAAAGCCGTGGTGGAATCAAGGCCGCCGGAAAGAAGGACCACCGCTTTCATGAAAAGAGCCGGCCTATCGCCGGACCGGGAATTTCCCGGCAAGGGCGTCGCGGCAGATCTGGGCCAGCTCCTGGGTGGTCTTCTCGGCCCTCATCAGCCATTCCAAATAGGACCGCTCCTTCTGCACCACCTCGCGCAAGGTCAAGGTCCTGTGCTTGCCGAAATTGAAGCTCGCCTCGCCGTTGCGCCAGACGAATTTCCCTTCGGAGTCCACGTTCCTGTCGTCGCGCTCCTGGCAGAGCGCGCTCAAGGCCCCCAGGTCCCGCGGGAGGGCCTCGTAGCGCTGGACCTGGCCCCAAAAAACCTCGAAGGAGGCCCGAGCGTCGGGCTCGGCGCGGTGGGCGTCGGTCAGCTCCTTGCCGCAGTAGAATTTATAGGCCGCGGTGAGGTTGCGGGGCTCCATCTTGCGGAAGATATGGAGCGAGTCCACGAGCTTGCGCCCGTTGGTGGGAAAATCGAAGCCCGCGCGCTTGATCTCGGCCTGGAGGATGGGCACGTCGAACTTGAGTATGCCGAAGCCCCCCAGGTCGGCCTCCCCGATGAACTCCAGTATCCGGGGCGCCACGTCCTTGAAGAAGGGCTGGTCTCGCACCATCTCATCTGTGATGTGGTGCACCGCCACGGCCTCTATCGGGATGGGCATGCCTGGATTGACCAAGGAGGAGAAGCTCTGTTCGGCGCCGTCGGGCAGGCGCTTGACGAGGGCTATGTCCACGATCCTGTCGTGCGCGGGGGACACGCCCGTGGCCTCTATGTCGAAGAAAACCAGGGGCTTTTCGAGCTTAAGCATGGGAGATAGAGAATTATAGCATTCCGGAAGCGGCACGACGCCGAACCGCCCTTGAGACCGGGAGCGGCCTCGGAGTCCAGCGCAGCAACAGATAAAACAGAACCGCTAAGAATGCCAGGCTGGGCCAGCCCATCGCGGGGCTGATGCCGTATAGAATCCCAAAAAGCGATATCTCGTTTACCCCGCAGAACTCGATCAACAGGTTCAATGCCGTATGCGCCGCGACCGCGGGAGCCAAGCCTCCCTTATGATAGAGGAGGGCAAAAACCAGCCCGCCAAGCACCCTGGACACGAATATGCGGCCTACAAATCCGTAGGCGAAAATGTGCCTGGCGCTAAATACCAGCGAGGACACGATGAAAGCCGCCCATAGGCCGGCTTTCGAGGCGCCGTATTTCTCTCGAAGACCGCCAAAAAGAAAGCGGCGGAATAAGATTTCCTCTCCCAAAGCGCTCAAAAATATATTGGCACTATAAGAAAACAGAGGACCCAAAACCATCTCCCCAACAACCAGATGAAGACCCGTGACCGCGGCTGCGTAAACAAACGTGAGAACATGCTTATTCGTTAAACGGAGGAACTTTACAATCTCTCGGGCGGTTAAAACTTTCAGCGTTGTCGTCAAGGCCTGGTAAATTAAGAACGCCGCGAACCCAGCCCAAGGAGAAACCTGCTGGAGCATGGCCATGAGATCCATATCGAGAGCATCCTGCGCATGGTCCACCGGCCCAATGGCAAAGGCCGCGGCCAATACAGATCCCGGAACGGCCAAAGCACCGATCAAGGCCCCAAAAAACGTGGTGCCCGCCGGACGGCTCTCCAAGAATACGGGAAAACCGATCCGCGAATTTGCTCGGTCGGGCGCGCTGGCCGGATTGGCGGGCGGCAGCCGAGCCGCCCCGCCGCCGCTTCTTTCCGGCACGACTACGGCAGGGCTGGACTCCCCTTGGCCCGCGATCCGAAGACCGTCAAAAAACCCCTCGATGGCCCCAAGGCGTCCCAGGAGGTCGCTGGAAAATGCGTCCCGGGCCATGCCGGCCTCGCTCCGGGTAATCCTCGAAAGAAGGCTTTGCGCCTCGGGATGGGCGGCAATGACGCGGGCCATTTCCGCGAGGACTTTCAGATTCGCGGGCCCGATCAGCCGCCGCATGCGCTCCCGAACCTCGGGATTGACGCCGGCGTTCTCCTTGAGCATTGCCGGACGTCCTAGGAGAGAGAAGACGACGCTCCCCAATTCATCGTGGTGGGCCAACTCTTCCCCTTGGGCATTGACCACCTCGGCCGGAAGATGTCCGCTATTCAGGAAGCTCTCAAGGACTTGCGGCTGGCTCAAGGCCGATAAGGAAGGCCGAAAAACGCGCCCGGCTGTCGCCTGGATTCTCATTGATCCCTTGCCTGATTAAAGCCTGCGAGGCAAGGGCAAGACCGCGCGGCAATAACAGCGGCCCCGAGCGGGACCGACCCCTCCCGGCCATGGCCGAGGAAGGGAACACGGACCAGGCAAGAGACACAGCCGCCGCGCAAGCGGTCGCCCTACGCGCGAAAGATCGCATGGCACAGGATGACCCGATCCGGAAGTTCTTTCCAGGGGCTTTATGCCCAGCGAGCACTAGGCCGAAAGGCCTAGATTCTCGGCGCAGCGCTTGCCGTCCAGGACGGCCTCCTCCATGAAGGAATACTTCCAGGCGCCGTAGCGGCCGATGGAATCGGCACCCATTCTTTTGAGGTGGGCGAAAATCGCCTCCACGGCCCGAGTGCGGTCGAAGTCGTAGACCACGTACGCGCAAGGAATGGGGGTCCAGAGCTTGGCGATGATCTTGTCGGAGGACTTGAGCAGGCCCGAGCCGCGCAGGCCGCGCAAGATCGCGTTTTCCATGCGCTTGAGGTCTATCCTCTCCCCGGGCTTGCGCGAGAGCTCGATGTAAAGGGAGCTAGCGCCTTTTGGCGCGGCGAGCTTGGAAAAATTATTGTAAAAGCCCACCCGATAGAACGGATACTTCTTCTCCGGGAAATAGATCCAATGCTTCTCGGAGACATCCGGGCGCCCCACCCCCAAATTGAGGCAATACACCGTATTCCAGCGAAGCTTGCGCCGCGCCTCCAGGACGGAAGCCGGCAAGGGCGAGGCCAGGTCGAGGAATTGGGGCAAGGGCACGGTGTTGACCAGGCGCTTGTAGGAGATCTCCCCCACCCCCCGCGCCACCGCCACGCGCTCGCGCAAATCCACGGAAACGACGGCATGCCCTGCCAGGAACTGGCCGGCCTCAAGCCTGGCCGCCAAGGCGTCCGGCAAGGCCTGGATCCCGCCGCGGACGGGGTAGCGGAACGCCGCGTTGTAGCCGAAAAGCTCCTTCTGCTCCATCAAGGCCCCGCGCAGGACCTCGGAGGTCTTGGGTCTCGGGATAAAGCGCCCCTGCCATTGGGTGGTGAGCTTCGCGAGAGGCATCCTCCAGAGTTTCTCATTATAAGGGAACATGAAATGCCGGCATATCCCCTCCCCGAACTGGCGCAGGCACCAGTCCTTGAAGGAGGGGTCCGACCCCAAGCCCCGCTTGGGCGGCCGGTGGATCGTCTTCAAGAAGCCCAGCACGCACTCCTCGATCACGCGATCTGGCAGGCCGTAGGTGTTGGCTTGGAAGGGATAGCGCGCGTAGCGGCCGGCAAGATAAATCCAGGATTTCCTCTGGTGCGAGGCGACATTCCCGGCGAGAAGCTCCATGACGAGCTTCTCGCCATAGGAGTCATGCAGATGCAGGAGATGGCCGGTATGGTCGAAGACAAAGCCCTCGTGGTTGATGGAACCGGCCAAGCCTCCGGGGCGCGGGTTCTTCTCCAGCACCAAGGAGCCGAGCCGGCCTCCTTGGTTTAGATGGTAGGCGGCCGACAATCCGGCCAGCCCCCCGCCCAGGATCAAGACGTCGGTTTTTATCACGGGCGCATCACGACCTGGGCCAAGGCCTTGGAGAGGAGCAGAAGCTCGGCCAGGATCACGGCGTAAATGCACAGGGCGAACCCCAAGGGCAGCACAGTCACGAGAAACGCGCAGAAGGCAAGGAAGAGCCCCGCGCCCGCGGCCAGGCAGACGATACGGCCGCGGGAGTAGCCGAGCTTCTCCAGGCGTAAGGCAAAATGATCCTTGGAGCCGAGGAACGGTGACTCTCCCTGGCGGATCCTCAGGATCATGACGAAGAAGGTGTCGTACATGGGGATGAGGAGGATCAAAAGCGGGGCGAAAACCCCCAAAGGATTGATCTCGCTGTATTTGGTCCCCAAGGCCAAAGCCGAGAGGACGAAGCCCAGGAAAAGGCTGCCGCAGTCTCCCATGAATATCTTGCGGCGAGGGGAGATGTTCCAGGGAATGAACCCCAGCGCGGCCCCGGCCAAGGCCGCGGAGGCGAAGTTGACGTAAAGCTCCTCGGAGGGAAGCGAAATCATCAAGAAGCCCAAGGCCGCGATGGCGGCTTGGCTGGCGCTCAAGCCGTCCATGATGTCTATGATGTTGAAGGCGTTGGTGATCCCGACCACCCAAAGCACGGTCAGGCCCACGGCCAAATAATCCGGGCTCAGGAAGCGGATGCGGATCCCGAAATAGAGAAGGAGGAAAGCGGCCGCCATCTGCACCGTGAATTTGGGCTTAAAGTGGAGGCCGTAGGGCTTTTTCAAGTCGTCCACGACGCCTAGAAGGAAGACCAAGGTCCCCCCGACAATCAAGGCGCGCAGGGTCCGAAGCGTCCCGGTCGGGAAATTGGTGAGGAGGCGAAGCATCACCAAGGTCCCGACGAAGCCGCAGTAAATGGCTATGCCCCCCAAGGACGGGGTCGAGGTCTTGTGGGTCTTGATCGCGGAGGAGGGCTGATCCATCCAGCCCCGGCGCAGGGCGAGGGCTCTGACCAGCGGGGTCAAGGCGAAGGAGAGGACCCAGGAAGCTCCCAAGGCGTACAGGTAGAGCCTCACAGCACCTTCACTTTGTACAAGGCGCAAGCGGGACCCTGGAAAACCGGCTCCAAGTACTGGTCAAGGCCCGCCCAGTTCCGGGCGGCGCGCGCGCTCGCCGGGCCCAGGGCCGGGGCCAGGCGGGCGGCCTCGCGGGGGACGTAGAGGACGGTCGAGAATCCCTCCCCGCGAATCCTCCTAGCCAGAGCCGCGGGATCCGAGGCTTCAGCGCCCCAGGACAGGTAGCGGTTGGGAGCATTCACCGTCGCTGCCTCGTGCTCGCCCTTGACGTAATAGCCGCGCTGCTCGCCCACCACGAGGACGGCGCCGCCGTTCCCCGCGGAATCCGCCCGGCGGGCGCAGGGATAATAGTCGAGGCGACGCGATAGGAACTCCTCGCGGCTTTGCAGCCCGAAAAGAAGCTCGGGAACCCTCAAAAGCCCGGCCTCCACGTAGCCGAATAGGAAGAGATGGGCCCCTATGAAGAAACCCATGGCCGAAGCCAAAGCTCTCCGCCCCCAGGCCTCGAGCCCGTCCCACAATTTATGAAGACCGCTTCCCGCCAAAAGGCATAAAAGAGGAAGAATCGCCGCCAAAAAGCGCAGGACCTCGGCCGTGAAAAACCACACGCCGAAATAGGCCAGGCAGAACCAAGAAAGGCCCCTCAAGAATTGATTTTTCCACCCGGCCCAGATTCCAACCGGCAAGAGCCAAAACACCGCTTCCCAGCCGAGCCCCCCTAATACGTCGGCTCCCCCTCCAAAACGGGGGTCGTTGGTCAGCAGCCTCAAGGGCAGGAGGAGAAGGTCCTTCCCAAGGGATCCGACGTGCCCGTATTCGGTGAAGACGTGGAAATACGCTTCGGACGACCGGGAGCTCCAGCCCGTGCGGGTCATGGGAAACCAGCGGTAGAAAAACGGAAACACGGGATTGCCCACGGCCAGGAAGTTCTTGGCGAGCCACGGGATAAATAGAGCCGTCACAATCCCGACGAATACGCCCAAGTCCGCGGCCGCGGCGCGCCTTTGGGCCCGATGCGCGCGCAAAGCCGCCGCGGCCAGCGGAACCGCCAGGAGTGCTGCAGTGGCGCCGGCGTAGTACTTGGTGCCCAAGGCCAGGCCCGTGAAAAGGGCGGAAAGGCAGAGCCAGGAGCGAGGCCCCGCGCCGGGGCTGAGCTGCCTCCAGCGCAGATAAGAGAAAACCGCTGCCGTGCTCCAAAGCATGGCCAAGGGCTCCACGTAGGTGGTGGCCGAGAGGAGCATGGCGCTCGTGTGCGTGGCCAAGAGAAGGCAGGAGAGAAGCACCGCGTTCATCGGGGCTTCGCGCTTTCCCATCTCGAATATCCAGCACAGGCTCAAGGCCGTGGCCAGCCACATGAGCATTTGGGCCATGAGATCCGATTTCAGGACCAAGGCCAAGGCGAAGAGCATTTCCCCGTTCTGGGGAAAGTGCGAAAAAATCAAATGCGGGGGATAGGAGAATCCCCCGGCCCGGACATAGGCCTGGGGTAGGGCCAGGTGGTAGACCAAGGAGTCGTACTGATGGGGAGGAACCCAGGTCATCCAGAAGCACAGGAGCAGGGGCAGGAAAATCGCGACCGAGGCCAGAGGCCTCTCGCGCAAGAGATTGCGGTCCGCCGCCAGTGAAGCGAGCATGGGCCGCATCTCGGTGAAGCCGACCACCCATAGCAGGGAAAGCAACAGGATCACGGCCCAAAGATTGAGGAGCCCGCAGGCGGCCAGCATGAAGGACCCAAGGCTTAAGACCCCGAGGCCGAGGCTTGCGCCGATCAAGGTTTTCTGGGAATCGCTGACGTCCGCGAGATTCAAGAAGCCCGCGAAAACCCGCCCGCTTCCGGCCGCAGTCAAGGCGACGAGGCTGAAGAGCAAGGTCGCCCAGAGTCCCTCCTCCGCCGCCGGCCCGCAATAGCGCGCCACGGTCGTTACCGCCAGGAGGAGGCTCGCGGCCGCGGCAAAGCCCGAAGGCCGGCTCATTATCCCCGCGTGGCGCCGTGTTTCGGAGTGAGGAGGGCTAAGGAAACAAGGCCCAGGCGATGGACCAAGAACTGGGCCAGCACCCAAAGAGCGGAAAGGCCGTAAACCACGCTGCGCCTAAAATTGATGGAGGACGCTTCGGGGAAATAACGCGCAGCCACCGGCACGTCTCCCACGCGGAACTGGCAGGCCGCGGCTTGGATCAAGAATTGCTGATCGAAGACGAAGTCGTCGGAGTTCATCTCCCAGGGCAAGGTCTCGAGGACTTGCCGAGAATAGGCCCTAAGCCCCGAGTGCCATTCCCCCAGATTTTGCCCGGTCAGGAAATTCTCAAGTCCCGTCAGCAGGCGGTTGAAGACGTACTTGTAGAGCGGCATCCCCCCCTTCAAGGCCTCCCAGCGGGTGCGGATGCGGTTGCCCAGGACCACGTCGCAGACCCCGGCCGAGATGAGCCCGCTCATGATCGGGGCCAGGCGCGCGTCGTACTGGTAGTCGGGGTGGATCATGATGACGATGTCGGCCCCGCGCTTCAAGGCCTCGGCATAGCAGGTCTTCTGGTTGCCGCCGTAGCCGAGGTTTTTTTCATGGATGATGGTCGTCAGGCCCAGGCGCCTGGCCGCCGCGACCGTGCCGTCCTTGGAGCAGTCGTCCACCAGGATAATCTCGGAGACGGCCCCGGGCGGGATGTCGCGCACCGTTTTCTCAAGCGTTTTCTCCGCGTTGTAAGCGGGCAAAACCGCGATGACCTTGAGCTTGGCTCCTGGCATATGCGTACTATTAAACTACAATTTGCTCAAAAAGTTAAAAAGTTAGCGCATGATTCCGTACACTTGGAGGACCGGGCCGTTGAGGCGGCCTGGGACCGGGGAGAAGGTCCGCAGAAGCCGCCCATCCCGGGCCAGCTCCTCGAAGAACATCGCGTACTCGGGCTCGCGGTCGGGGCGCGCCCCGTAGCTCGAGGTGACGACGTACCGGATGCGCAGGGCCTTGGCCACGTCGAGACCCGGGCGCACGTCCGCGTACGAGGAATCGGCCTGGGAGAGGGCCACGTGGCGGGGGGACGCGTCCATACCCCGGGCGGAGTGCTGGATGCGGTAGATGCGGTAGCCGCCTCCGGGGTGGAAGTCGGCCATGGCGCGGTAAAGCCTCGCCCGTGGGGAGCCCAGCCGCCGCGTCCTTTCCCATAGCTCGAGGGCTTGCTCCCGCGCCATGGGAAGGCCCGGAGAGGCGTCCGGCTGGTCGAGAAGAACAGCCTCCCCGGCTGGAATGTTCTCCCGGATCCAGCGGGCCGCTTCCTGACGAGTATCCGCACGCCTCATCTCGCGGTCGAGGCTGAGGCAGGACAAAAATCCCGGGAGCACCACGATCAAGGCCGCCGCGGCCGCAAGCCAAGCCTTTCTTGGACGCTCGATCCAAGAGAGCCCCCGAGAGGCCAGGAAAGCCAAGCCCGGGTAGCCTCCCGCCAAATAGCGCGGCCAGCCCCCGTCGGGATTGCCGCTCAAGGCAAGTATGTAGAAAAGAAGCGGGCCGGCCGAAAGAAGGGCGAGTCTCGACCGCCCCGCGGCCAGAAGGAAAAATCCCAGGAGACACGCCGCTCCCCCCGCCAGGCCGGAGCCGGAAAAACCCGCCATGTTGGCGAGGATGGACTTGAGGAGCTCCCGGCGGTTGACGGGATAGAGCGCGGCCTGCTCCATGTGATCCCGTATCCCGGCCCAGAAGCCCGGGAAATCGAGGAGGGCGTAGGGCGTGCCCGCGAGAAACCCCAAGCCCAGGGCCGCCAAGCCCTCGAGAAGGAAGCGGTGCGGCCTCTCGGAGAGCCTCAGCACATGGGCCAAGGGAAGAAGGGACCAAAGCGGCAGGGCGGTGTACTGGGCGGAGAATGCGAGCCCCAAGAAAAACCCGCAGGCCCAGTAAGAAAGGCGACCGCCCTCGCGCTGGAGGCGGAAAGCCCAATACCAGCCCGCGGCCGCCAGAAAAAACATCAGGGAGTCTGGCTTGGCGGCATGGCCGAGCTCGGATAAAACGGGCGAGAAGGCCAGCAGGATGGCTCCCCAGGCAAGGCCCTCTCCGCCCGGGCGGGCCTCCCGCTCCATTTTCCAGACCCAAGCAAGTCCGGCCACGCTGAAAAAGGCGGAGAGGACTCTTCCCATCAAATAAAAGGGCGCGGGATGCCAGGCGAAATGCCCCACGAAGGCGCCCAAGCCGCGGCAAAGGCCGAGGCATGACCAAAGTAGGAAGTATAGGCCGTAAAGGATGAAAAGAAGGTATGGCCATAGCGTCGGGTACTTGAAGGCATAGGGCCTGAGGCTTCCCCCGCCGAAAGAAACGGCCAAATTGACCAGGTGCGGCTCGTCGCCGTTGAAGGTATGAGGAAGGCCCCAAGCAATCCCTACAAGACGAACCAGCAAGGCCGAGAAGAGCAACGCCGAAAGGCCGGCGAGGCCTCGCCGGCTCATGGCGCGCCGCGGCAGAACACGCGCGCCGCCTCGGCCACGCGCGAAAGCTGCGGGGCCTCAAGCTCGGGATACAAGGGAAGCGACAATATCTCGGAGGCGGCCTTTTCCGCCTCGGGAAAATCGCCCTCTCGGCCGAGCCAGGGACCGAGGGCCGGCTGAAGATGCGCGGGCCGAGGATAATGCACGTCGGCTTGTATCCCCAGGGCCTGGAGCTTGGCCAACAGCGCGTCGCGACGCGCGTGACGCACCACGAAAAGATGGCAGTTGGAAATTCGATCTTGCTCTTCCTCGACGAAAGAGAGGCCCGCAAGTCCGGCGAGGGCCTGGCGGTACGTTTGGGCGTGCCGGCGCCGGGCCGCGTTCCAAAGGTCCAAATGCGCAAGCTTGGCCGAGAGCACCGCGGCCTGCACATCCGCCATTCTCTCGTTTCCCGCCAGGGCGTCGTGGTAGTTTTTCTTCTCGGAGCCGTGATTGCGCAAGGCGCGCAAAGCCCGGGCCAAGGCCTCGTCGTCGGTCGCCACGGCCCCCGCGTCCCCATAGGCCCCCAGGTTTTTCCCGGGGTAGAAGCTGAAGGCCGCGGCCCGGGCCAAAGACCCGGCCTTGCGGCCCTTATAAAGGGAGCCCGCGGCCTGGGCCGCGTCTTCGAGCAGTATGAGACCTCTCCTCCTGGAGAGGTCTCGGAAGTTTGCCATGTCCGCCGGCTGCCCGTAGAGATGCACCGGCAAGATGACCTTGGTCTTCGAGGTGAGGACTTTTTCCACCTGGACGGGGTCCAGGTTTAGCGTGCGCGGCTCCACGTCCGCGAAGACAGGCTTGGCCCCGCAAAGGAGGATCGCCTCGACCGTGGCGAAAAAGGTGAGCGGGGTCGTCACCACCTCGTCGCCCGGCCCCACCCCGCAGGCCTTGAGCAGGAGCCAAAGGGCCGAGGTCCCCGAGGAGACTCCCACGCAATATTTGACGCCGAGGTAAGCGGCGAACTCCCGCTCGAAACTTTCCACGGCCGGGCCCAGGACGAAGTGCTGGCTTGCCAGCACTGGGGCGAGGGCTTGGCCGATCTCGGCGCGGATGGACTGGTCCTGGGCCTTGAGGTCAACTAAGGGGATGGTCTCCACAGCCAGGAGATTCTACCCTCTTTAAGAAGACTTTTGCACCGTGGTACAATGCGTCATGGCTCCCTCCCCGCCGCTCTCGCGCCTGCTGCGCTACGCCTCCAAGCACCGGCGCCGGGTGCGGCTCGCCTCGGCCTGCTCGGCCGCCAACAAATTCTTCGACATCGCGCCCGAGCTCCTCATCGGCATGGCCGTGGACGTCGTGGTCAAGGGCCGACGATCGCTGATGGCCGGCTGGGGGCTCGCAGACCCCATGGCCCAGCTCGCGGTCCTGGCTGGGCTCACGCTGGCCATCTGGGTGCTCGAGTCCCTGTTCGAGTACTTCTACCAAATCCTTTGGAGGAATCTCGCGCAGACGATCCAGCACGAGCTCCGTATGGACGCCTACTCCCATGTCCAGCGCCTCGACATGGCCTATTTCGAGGAGCAGAGCACGGGAAGCCTCGTGGCCACGCTCAACGACGATATCAACCAGCTCGAGCGCTTCTTGAACGGCGGGGCCAACGACCTCATCCAGGTCTTCTTCTCCGCGGCCCTAATAGGGGCCATCTTCTTCTACCTGGCCCCGCTCGTGGCCTTCTTCGCCATGCTGCCGATCCCGGCGATTCTGGCCGGGGCCTTCTGGTACCAGAAGCGCGCCGAGCCCCTCTACGCCGCGGTGCGCGACCAGGCCGCGGCGATCTCGGCGCGGCTCTCCAACAGCATCTCCGGCATCGCCACGATCAAGAGCTACACCGCCGAGGAGCGGGAGCTGGAGCGCCTTCGGGCCGAGAGCCTCGAATACACCCGCGCCAACGCCCGGGCCATACGCATGAGCTCGGCCTTCATCCCCATCATACGCATGGCGATATTGGCCGGGTTTCTCGCGACCTTGGTCCTAGGAGGAAGAATGGCGCTCCAGGGAACCTTGGCCGTAGGCTCCTACAGCGTCCTGGTTTTCCTCACCCAGCGCCTCCTTTGGCCCCTCACGGGGCTGGCGGAGACCGTGGATCTCTACCAGCGCGCCATGGCCTCGGCGCGGCGGGTGCTGGACTTGATCGGAACCCCGGTCGCGCTCGTCCATGGGGGCAAGCCTCTTTTAAGGAAGGACGTCCGGGGCGAGCTCCGCTTCACGAATGTTTCCTTCTCCTACCGCGGAAGAGCCCCGGCTCTGCGGAACATTTCCCTCGCCATCCCGGCCGGGAGCACCGCCGCCTTCGTAGGGCCGACGGGCTCTGGAAAAACCACCTTGACCAAGCTCCTCCTGCGCTTCCACGACCCCAATGAAGGCCGCATCACTCTCGATGGGACCGACATCACCGAGTTCGACCCGCGGGCCCTCAGGCAAGCCATCGGCTTTGTGAGCCAGGATATCTTCCTTTTCCACGGCAGCGCCCGGGAGAACATCGCCTACGGCGGCGCGGAGGGAGGAAACGGCAAGGTAGAAAGCGCCGCGAAAGCGGCCGAAGCCCACGAGTTCCTGGTCCAGTTGCCCCAGGGCTACGACACGGTGGTGGGCGAGCGCGGCCAAAAGCTCTCCGGCGGCCAGCGCCAGCGCCTGGCCATCGCGCGCGCCGTGCTCAAGGATCCGCCCATTTTGGTCCTGGACGAGGCGACCTCCGCGGTGGACAACGAGACCGAAGCCGCCATCCAGAAGTCTTTGGATCGCATCGTGGTCGGCCGCACCACCATCATGGTCGCCCACCGCCTCTCCACCATCGTCAAGGCCGACCGCATCTTCGTCCTGGACAAGGGCCGGATCGCCGAGTCCGGCAGCCATCCTCAACTCCTAGCCCTTCGCGGCATTTACGCCGGGCTCTGGCACGTGCAGACGGGCGCCTAGAAGCAGTCGGTATGCGCCGGATTACGTCTTGACCCACGATCCCAAAGCCTCGAGCGCCGAGCCCTCGCTGAGTTTTCGGTATTGCTTCAACACCTCAGTCGGAACCCATTTTGGGAACGCGACATCGCGGCTGATGTGGCGACCGGAGGAGGTATGCTCCTGGCGGACCCGCGCCAACTGCTTGGCCGAGAAGCGGTAGCCTAGCCGGACCAAGGCGGGCCAAAGCCTTTTATGGACCAAGGTGATCTTGCCGCCTACGAGCCGGCAAACCAGAACATCGGGCGACTCCGTCACGTTTCCGAGAATCGCGAATATCGCCTGACCCTTGGGATGGCCCCACCAGCTGCCCTTGATAGACTCGCCCGCGATGAAATCAACCAGGCTCGGGACGGGGCCTTTCGCCGAGACCAGAACCACCCCCTGCTTGCGGACAAAATCCAGCGCCTTGTCGGCGGTCATGGCTCAAGTGTCATAGACTTCCCGGCGATGGCCGACCGTCAAAACCAATACGACCAGCTCTGCCTTCCGAACCTTGTATAAGATGCGCCAGTCTCCGACCCGATAGGACCATCTGTCGCTGAGCAGTCCCGTCAGGCGTTTGCCGAGCTCCGGGTGCTGGGAGAGCCTTATTATGGCTTTTTCGACGCGCTCCTTGACGGCGCGATCGAGCTTTCGAATGCGGCGGGCCGCCTCCTCGGTGTAGAGGACGCGGTAGGTCATTTGAATATGTCTTCGTGCTCCACGAGGCGCCGCGCCCTCTCGTCTTCCTCCGCTTTAAGCAAGGACAGCATCAGCTTCTTGTCGGCCAGGATCTCCAAGGTTTCGAGCTCCTCCGGAGACACGAGAACCGCCGAAGGGGTTCCATTCCTGGTGATGACGACGCGCTCGCGCTTTTTCCTGCCGATGGAGGCCACCATCTCGGGCAGATGCGCCCGGACATAGGAGACTGGAGCGATTTTTGTCATTGTTTCACCTCCGGCCATATTGTACATTATTCTGTACAATTATGCCACTGCCGACACGACCTCAACGCCGTCTCGCTCCACGACGCCTAAGAAAACGGCTTCTTGGAGCGCGACCAAGCGGTGAACCTCTCCGGGGCCGGCAAACACATGATCGCCCGGGCCCAGGATTTGCGAGCAATACTCGACGCTCCCTTCGATTAAAAATATCTGTTCCCACCCCGGGTGCTTGTGAAACGGAAATGAAGACCCCCTCGCGAGCTTGAGAAGGGCCGTGCCTCCCCCGGCATCATTGCGCCATAGCCAACAGAAGGCGATGCCCTCGTACACGGTGGGGTTCCACTGCCTATCCTTGGCTAACGAGAAAATCATGACTGAACCTCCCTTGCGA encodes the following:
- a CDS encoding type II toxin-antitoxin system Phd/YefM family antitoxin, which produces MTKIAPVSYVRAHLPEMVASIGRKKRERVVITRNGTPSAVLVSPEELETLEILADKKLMLSLLKAEEDERARRLVEHEDIFK
- a CDS encoding ABC transporter ATP-binding protein, with translation MAPSPPLSRLLRYASKHRRRVRLASACSAANKFFDIAPELLIGMAVDVVVKGRRSLMAGWGLADPMAQLAVLAGLTLAIWVLESLFEYFYQILWRNLAQTIQHELRMDAYSHVQRLDMAYFEEQSTGSLVATLNDDINQLERFLNGGANDLIQVFFSAALIGAIFFYLAPLVAFFAMLPIPAILAGAFWYQKRAEPLYAAVRDQAAAISARLSNSISGIATIKSYTAEERELERLRAESLEYTRANARAIRMSSAFIPIIRMAILAGFLATLVLGGRMALQGTLAVGSYSVLVFLTQRLLWPLTGLAETVDLYQRAMASARRVLDLIGTPVALVHGGKPLLRKDVRGELRFTNVSFSYRGRAPALRNISLAIPAGSTAAFVGPTGSGKTTLTKLLLRFHDPNEGRITLDGTDITEFDPRALRQAIGFVSQDIFLFHGSARENIAYGGAEGGNGKVESAAKAAEAHEFLVQLPQGYDTVVGERGQKLSGGQRQRLAIARAVLKDPPILVLDEATSAVDNETEAAIQKSLDRIVVGRTTIMVAHRLSTIVKADRIFVLDKGRIAESGSHPQLLALRGIYAGLWHVQTGA
- a CDS encoding glycosyltransferase family 2 protein; the protein is MPGAKLKVIAVLPAYNAEKTLEKTVRDIPPGAVSEIILVDDCSKDGTVAAARRLGLTTIIHEKNLGYGGNQKTCYAEALKRGADIVIMIHPDYQYDARLAPIMSGLISAGVCDVVLGNRIRTRWEALKGGMPLYKYVFNRLLTGLENFLTGQNLGEWHSGLRAYSRQVLETLPWEMNSDDFVFDQQFLIQAAACQFRVGDVPVAARYFPEASSINFRRSVVYGLSALWVLAQFLVHRLGLVSLALLTPKHGATRG
- a CDS encoding type II toxin-antitoxin system RelE/ParE family toxin, giving the protein MTYRVLYTEEAARRIRKLDRAVKERVEKAIIRLSQHPELGKRLTGLLSDRWSYRVGDWRILYKVRKAELVVLVLTVGHRREVYDT
- a CDS encoding DegT/DnrJ/EryC1/StrS family aminotransferase — encoded protein: METIPLVDLKAQDQSIRAEIGQALAPVLASQHFVLGPAVESFEREFAAYLGVKYCVGVSSGTSALWLLLKACGVGPGDEVVTTPLTFFATVEAILLCGAKPVFADVEPRTLNLDPVQVEKVLTSKTKVILPVHLYGQPADMANFRDLSRRRGLILLEDAAQAAGSLYKGRKAGSLARAAAFSFYPGKNLGAYGDAGAVATDDEALARALRALRNHGSEKKNYHDALAGNERMADVQAAVLSAKLAHLDLWNAARRRHAQTYRQALAGLAGLSFVEEEQDRISNCHLFVVRHARRDALLAKLQALGIQADVHYPRPAHLQPALGPWLGREGDFPEAEKAASEILSLPLYPELEAPQLSRVAEAARVFCRGAP
- a CDS encoding glycosyltransferase family 39 protein; its protein translation is MSRRGLAGLSALLFSALLVRLVGIAWGLPHTFNGDEPHLVNLAVSFGGGSLRPYAFKYPTLWPYLLFILYGLYFLLWSCLGLCRGLGAFVGHFAWHPAPFYLMGRVLSAFFSVAGLAWVWKMEREARPGGEGLAWGAILLAFSPVLSELGHAAKPDSLMFFLAAAGWYWAFRLQREGGRLSYWACGFFLGLAFSAQYTALPLWSLLPLAHVLRLSERPHRFLLEGLAALGLGFLAGTPYALLDFPGFWAGIRDHMEQAALYPVNRRELLKSILANMAGFSGSGLAGGAACLLGFFLLAAGRSRLALLSAGPLLFYILALSGNPDGGWPRYLAGGYPGLAFLASRGLSWIERPRKAWLAAAAALIVVLPGFLSCLSLDREMRRADTRQEAARWIRENIPAGEAVLLDQPDASPGLPMAREQALELWERTRRLGSPRARLYRAMADFHPGGGYRIYRIQHSARGMDASPRHVALSQADSSYADVRPGLDVAKALRIRYVVTSSYGARPDREPEYAMFFEELARDGRLLRTFSPVPGRLNGPVLQVYGIMR